The DNA window CGAGGCCTCCATTAAATTGTCCATGATCGGATCGGCAATCGCCAGAATTTCGGCGTCGGACTTCTTCTCCAGGTCCATCAGAGCCTCTGAGTGATATGTTTAGTGGTTGCTCTCGGAGCAAAGATACGCAGGAGGAAGGGGGAGAATCAATCGGGCGATCTAAGGCTGTGCCACAAACATCATGTGGAGCTACGTGGCGCTACTCCAGGCAACCAGTACACCATCGAAGCGTTTCAACAGGTCCTAGCACACCAGGGCTTGTCTTGTGGCGCAAGATGCTCCGGAAGCTGCTGGGACAACGCGGCAATGGAAGGTTTCTCCTTCTTGAAGGGTAAGCGGACGGTGTGGACCTTCTATCTGCTCACCAAATCAGGCAAAATCCGACGGTCTTGTCTACCTCGAGCGCTCTTATCATCCCCGGTCTTGGCACTCCGCCCTGGAGCATCTCTGCCCGGTGGAGTTTGAACGATAGGCTCCAGAAGCGTAGGGCCATGTCAACCTAGACCGTCAGATGAGCAGACATCATCCTACCGTTAAGGGACGACTAATTAAATTGCATCCTCCGAACGCAATTTAGCAACTGGCACTTCTCTCCAAATGGTCAGTCGCCTCCACCAATCACCTGACAATCTGTCCAGGGTCAAGTCCACCGTCAGAAATTCTCTGGCAATAGCATGGCTCCCCAACAGGGCGCCACTCTCCTCTCGGACAAATTCCAATTGCTGTCCTGCAAGTGGCGCCAGAAGGGTATAGTACCTGGCCAGATGAAGGACCTTGTCCCGATCCACTAAGACCTGGATTCCATTGTGGTTGCATTTGAGGTGGGGGATTGATGCGCGCTGGCGGACGCGCCCCGCCGGCCCCCATTCCACTCGATGGCATATCTATGCTTCCGGAGGCCTGCGCCAATTGAATGACTTCACTTTGATCATGATGGAGCTGTATACGGTCAGTTCCTTGCCCAGCAAAACCAAGCGGTGAGCCGGATAGAATGCACGCGAATAATACAACCATACAACCGAAGCGCCGCTGTCCCATGTCAACCTCCCTCGGTTCAGGATGGCACTGCAAATACTCTCGAGTCGTATGAGTGATAACACAGCCCTTTAGTAGGAGCCCCACTGACGCGCGCGGTTTCGAGCAAAGGTATTCCTGCCGGAAGCACATACGGGCTTTCCTTGGGACGACAGAAGGCGTTGTCGTCTGCCTCTCGCTGATAGAAATCCCAGTCTAATCGGACAACCTTTACACCAACCGGCAGCATCGTTATCCATGTGACATAACTGCCAGCCGTGCCTCCTCGGAGAATAATTGGATTCTCCTGCAATTCACTCCATACCTTTTGGCGAATTGGCCTCCCTCCATCTTTGCAACGGCTATCCCCCCGCCCCACACTTTCGCCACACTCAAGCAGCTCATCATCCCACAGACTTGCCTCACCAATAAAAATGTGGGCAGCCAATTGGTTGTCCCCGAGCACGGGCCGTAACATCCAAATAAACTCCGCTCTCACTTTTTTGCTGGTAGGGTGCCGGATAAAGTTGGCTTCCTTAAGATCGGCCTCAAATCTTAATTGCGTCTCACTTCCAGGTAACTTCGAAGACTGGGAGCGAAGAATTGGCAACACTTCATCTTGAAACTTCTGAAACTGGGTTGGTGAAAGCAGGTCATTTCCATATTGTGTGCACAGCCTAAACTCAACAATCTCGAAATTATTAACTCCTGACGAAACTTCACGAACTTTCTGGGCTTCAACTTTCACACCACCTTCGGCCTTAAGCAAATCACCAATCCCCTTCACTGCAGCATTGACCTTAGCGTCGCCGCTTTTCAGGATCAAATCTGGCGGCGGCTCAAAGCATTTCACGATGCGTCCATCTGATGACCGAATAAAATGGTGGACATTCCGCCCCGATAGGCAGGCACTTAAAAAGGCGCCAAGAATGCAGACAATAAAAATCGTCACTACTTTATGCATAGCAACCAACCTGACTTAAGCGTAGCAACCCACAGACTTGTCACTTTGCTCCAACACCAAACCATGCACACACCAGGCCAAATGAGCCCTCTCTCATGATCGGCAGAAAGCTGTTTTCACATTGCCTATCTTTCAACTTCCCTACCGAGGCAGCCTTTTATTCTCAAAGACCGCAAACTCCGTAGAATATCGCAGAGTATTCAACCGTAAATTTACGCCCACCAAGACGGGTAAGGAGTCTCCACAGCTCTTCTTTTTGTTCTTACCCAGATTTCATTGCAGCGCTAATACCATTGCGAATCACAGTAGCCAGCACTAGGGCGCACAAGGAATTTTTATATTAAGCACTACGCATTCGCAATATGTCCGAATGGCCCTATCGCAGATGGTAAATACCAGCATTTACAAGCCGTTCGTGCAGGACGAGATCGTCGCCCACCTCTTAGCGGTGGCACTTGATAAGCATGAGCAAAACGTACCACTACATATGCTCGATGCGAAGCTGCTTGAGGATCGCAGGCAGGAGGGAGGGGACAGCAACGGCAGCAGTCCAGATAGTAAACACTTGTCAGGCACCTGGAGCCCTGCACATGCGCAGACCATTGCTGCTTACACAAGCGCTGGACGGAATGGAAGAACGGTTGCGACGAAAAAAATAACTCTCTTGTGCGGCTGGTATCGTGTGAAGGATGAGGAAAACTTCTATCTCAAACGGTCTGCCGGGCTACGGTCAGTATGACGTCTCCCCGGAAAACGACGGCAGGTCAAAACGAGAGTAGACTGGCAGCTTCCGCGGTCCTGCACGAAAGGAGTGGATCGATGAAGCGGTCAAAGTTCTCGGAAGAGCAGATCGTGTATGCCATTCGGCAAGCCGAGAGTGGGACCCCGGTTGGAGATGTCTGTCGGCAGCTCGGGATCGCCGAATAAACCTTCTACGCCTGGAAAAAGAAATACGCGCACCTGGGCGTGAGCGAACTCCGCCGGCTGCGCCAGCTGGAAGAGGAGAACGCCCGGCTCAAACGGCTGGTGGCAGACCTCTCGCTTGATAAACATATGCTGTCGGAGGCCCTGCGGAAAAAAGTTTAAGGCCCGCACGCCGTCGAGAACTGGCTGGTTGGTTTCAAGAGACCTTCCGCGTCAGTTGCCTGCGGGCCTGTCGGTTGGCGCAATTCGGCCGCGCCTCCTGGTATCGCCGGAGTCGGGCCAAGGATCAGTCCGCCTTACGGTTGCGCATTCGCGATCTGGCCCATGCGCGCCCTCGGTTTGGCTACCTGCGCATCTGGGTGTTACTGCGCCGCGAAGGTTGGTCGGTGAATCGCAAACGCGTCCGGCGGCTCTACCGCCTCGATGGATTGCAGCTGCGAATGCGGGTGCGGAGACGGAAACATATGGCATTGCACCGAGGTCCTGCACCAGTTCCAGTGGGCCCGACCGAGCGCTGGAGCATGGATTTCGTGCATGATACCCTGACTGACGGGCGACCGTTTTGGATTTTGACGGTCGTCGCTAACTGGAGTCGGCACAGTCCTGTACTAGAGGCAGGGTTTCGGATGACGGGAGAGGGGGGAGTCAGATCCTCGATCGTGTCCTGGACTCACCAGCAGTGCCCCGCTCGATCACCGTGGATCATGGAACGGAGTTCCAATGGCGGGCCTTGGAAGATTGCGCTTATCGGCGAGGCATCCAACTTGACTTCATTCAAGCGGGCAAACCCGTCGACCATGCCTTCATTGAATCGTTTAACGGACAGTTGCGCAACGAGTGTTTGAACGTACATCAGTTCGCCTCGTTGGCCGAGGCCCAGGCCATCATCGAAGCCTGGCGGTCTGACTATAATCAGCGTCGTCCCCACAGCTCGCTCGGGCACCTAACCCCCGAATGAGTTTGTCAGCCAGCGCCAGGGACAACCGATCGTCGAAGACGTCGTCTGCTCTGGTTAAGGACTGTCTCATTACGGGGCCAACGTCATTACCCACGCATAGCCGTTTTATTTGCCATCATTTTCGTAGAGTCGAGCGAGCGGCTTTGGCATGTGATCCCTGCTTGCGCACATCAGAGATAATCGCGGAAATCTGTTTTACGAATTCTTGAGTATCCAGGAAGTAGTTCGGATATGCCTTATATAACGCATCGATCGGGCCGGCTGAAACAAGAACTGCCTCGATCGGTTCCCCAGCCTTGGTTCGTTGCTCAAAGGCAGCATAGTCAATGTTGGCTTGTTCTAATCTCGAGACGGGGTACGGCCGAATTGAAACTCTCCTGTTGAGTGAGTCCAAGACAATCAGGTGATAGGCACCGTGGCCTCGCTCAGTCGTAATCTTGCTTGCAGCAATCGCAAAACCGCTTAATTTCTCCAGCACTCTTAATTCTTGCTCTGTATCCGCCAGCGCTTCGAAGACATCTCGATCTCTGGACGTCTCAAATCCCGGCACTGACGCAGTCTTCTCCATAACAGCAAGTGCTGCGCCCGCAACAGAAAAGAATCGCCGCCATTGTGATTCGCCTTGCCCGGACTTAAGTGCTTGTCCAAGAAACGTGCCCATGGTTTCGACTGCGGTCGCCCATGCGTGCTGGAGACGTGTGCGGAACTGCAATTCAAGCGATAACCCATTGAAAACATCTGCGCCGTCATTGCGATACTTATATATGAGGTGAATACTTCGGTAGCCATCTCGCTTTGGTTCATCGATATAGTTTTTTGAAGATGCAAGGTCATGCTTAAAGTGAGCCGAACGATAGGCGCCCTCCAACTGCCTAACCTTCCCAACAGAACCGAGAACGGCCCGCAGGCCGCCGATGTCCTGCATCCGAGCAAGCTGCATTCCCTCAAATCGCTGGAGTTTGAGAACAATAGATGGTGCACGTTTTAGCCTCTGAGCCACAATCGCGCTTGCGTCGACAGCTTTCAATTTCTGCCGGAGTGTCGCCTGAAATGTATTCATCGGATACCCGTGGCACGCCCGCCAATTCGCGAGCACTGAGGATGACCACTCCTGCTCTTCCACTGAGAACTTTTCAGGCGCGATAAGGATATCGCCCGCTCGGTTGACCTGACTTCTAGAAAATTTTGGCTCAACGAAGGCCATCGCTCGTCCCCTTCAACAAAAACATAACCTTGATCTCCGACTGGAATGTACCCCACAAAACAGACGCCTTCGAAAACTAATTGCTAAATCAAATTCAATCAGTGGCCTTCACAAATTCTTTGCGCCATTAGGCATTAGAACTTTTCCGCCTTAACGTCGAGTGGGTGTGTGCGCTTTGCTCCGACCTTAAGGCAGCGAGGCACAGTTTGATCGACAAAAGTCTCCTACGATCACCCAATTTATCCATTCACCGACCCGCATAATGCTGACTTATATCATGTTATCTTAAATGATACGAAAAACGAGTGCATCATGACGTTCCGCTCCCGCATAGGGCTGACCAGTGCCGCACTGCTCGCACTCTGGTGCTCCGCCTCGACATTCCCTGCGGTTCCGGCCCTCGCCTCCACCACCATTTACAGCTATACCAACGAGCAGGGCGTCCAGACCTTCACCAACGAGCTTGACGCGGTACCGGAGAAGTACCGCCGGCAACTCACGCAGCGACATTTCGAGACAGAGACCGTTCCTGATCGACCACCACCAGCCGAGGCCGCTGCTCCTCCGGTGCGTTCAGCCGATACACGCACCATCACTGCCGGCGGGGAATACCGCATGGGGGATCACGACAACCGCGCCGATGCCATCCGCCTGGCGACGGAATCCGCGAAGCAGGACGCGCTTGAGCAGGTGGCGACGTATGTCGAACGCATTACCGAAGTACGTGATATGAACATCACGCGGGATGATATCCGTAGCTTCACGGCGGGCATCGTGAAGGTGCTCGACCAGACGATTTCCACCAGGCTGGAGCAAGACCACGTCGTCGTTCGTGTCGATCTCACCGCGGAAATCGATCCCCAGGATGTCACGCAGGCCATCGCAGCCCTCCGAGAGAATGAGCAGGCCCGCTATGAACTGCTCGTACTTCGGGAAGAGACCGATCGATTGCAAGAACAGGTCGATGCCACCAACCGCGCGCTGGCCTCCGCCGCGACTCCTTCCGACGTGCAGCAATACACCGACCAGCGGCAGGATATGCTCAACCAACTCCAGGCCAACGCCCTCCTGTCACAGGCCTGGACAAGTTGGACCTATCCCACCGTAGGCTTTTATTCTTATCCTTGGTTCGGGGCACCGGGCATCAACGGCCTCCTGCTTCACGCGCAGCGCCTTTCACCTCATCATCGCCATCTCCCGCTCGCGCAACGGACGATCACGGCCTACGGCAACAGCACTCCACCGGCCCAATCGCCGATCCCCTCGCCGCCGCGCCCGTCCCTGCTGGTGCCGTCCATGCCGCAGGCGCACCAGCACCAGGCCCCTCCGTTGCTCAACAGTCAGGGCCAGCCGGCCAAGGTCGGGGATGTGGTGGTGGTTCCGACACCTCGATCCGTTCCGGTGGCCCCACAATACCGGCCGCAGCCGCCGCCCTATCAACTGCATCCCAACCACTTCTGGCGCCCCAGCCCGCCCAACATTCAGCGCCCCTCGCTGCCCTCGCGCCAGAGCCCGCCGGTCAGCATGGCCCCGCGTGTATCCGGTGGACCGATGAGCGGCGGCGGACGTTCGTACGGGGGCGGTGGCCACCGCAGCCGCTGACGCGCGCTGAGTGCCGTCTCAGATCCGCCATGACGTCGGCAGGGTCAGGCGTTGCCGGCCGCTCGGCATATACGTCCTCGAATAAGGCGCGGATCGCGAGTCGATTTCAGTTATAGTGAAGGCATGGCGTCCCGGTCTGCTCACCATACGAGCCATGGTTCACACCGCAGAAGCCGCGCTCGCCGCCGTGTCACCCTTTCGGCAGTCCGCCGTTTCGTGGTCTCTCGCTGGCGTACCCTTCGCGCCTTCCTCCGTGCCGTTGGAAACACGCACCCGGTTCTCCGCATCGTCATCATCCCGGGACTGCTCATGGGATGTTGGCTCGGGGCGAACTGGACCTATCATGCAGTCCAGAAACCGACCGAAGTCTTTTTCCCGCTGGACAACACGTTAGACAAGAGCCCGCACGAAACCTGGCGACAGTACGGCTCACTCTTCAGGGAACATGCGACGCCATCCGTTGCGCCTGAGCTCCTCGCGGCGCTGGCGCAGGTGGAAGGCGCTGGAAATCCCGTCGCGCGAACCTATTGGCGGTGGCGCTGGTCATGGAATCCGTTCGAATGGTACCGTCCGGCCTCCAGCGCGGTGGGCATGTACCAGATGACCGATGGAACGTTCCGTGCCGCCAAACGCTATTGCGTTCACGATCATACCGTGGTGCAGGACGGTCCTTGGCACGATGTGCGCTCCTGCTGGTTCAACAGCCTTTACAGTCGCGTCTTGCCGAGCCATGCGATCGAACTGACGGCGGCCTCTCTCGATCGTGACATCGCCTCGGCTCTCACGGTTCGCCGTGGGACGCCCGCCGGCGCACGGCAGAGGCACGACCTCGCCGCACTGATCCATCTGTGCGGAGCCGGGGCCGGACGGGATTTTGCCGCCAGGGGATTCCGTCTCACGCCTCACCAGACATGCGGCGACCATGACGTGGCCACCTACCTCGGCCAGGTGCGGGGCTTGACGCAGCAATTCGCCAGATGGGCGAAGGGAGCAACCGGCCAGGTCACACTGGTGAAGGCCCACCGATCCGCTGACTAGGGACCTCCCTAGTGACTCACCGCGTGCATCTTGGACCAATGTGCTCTTCACCATGATCTGGCGATCCGCTGTAACCCGCTCACTGTGCAGGCTGATTTCAGTCGCGCTGCTGTTTGGGCCGACGGGTCCCTCGACAACCTTCGCAGAACCCCGGCCATTGACCGAACCCGAGCCGGACCATTCTGCTGAAGTGGTCGGACCGCCGGAAGCATTCAAACATACATCACCCGCCTCGCAGCTCGATTGGGACAGTGGCCGCGGGAAGAGCTATGTCATCCCCGCCGCCGGGATCCTGACGTACATCTTTCTCCTGAACCAATACGACCGTCATTTCGTCGAACCGCGGGACGAATATCGAACCGACGGCAGCACCATTCGTCAGCAGCTCACCGACTCGAAGTGGGTTATCGACAACGACCAATTCAAGGTCAACCAGTTCCTCCACCCCTACGGCGGCAGCGTGTATTACGGTTTAGCGCGATCCTCCGGCCTGTCGTTCTGGGAATCCTTCCTCTACAGCACGGCGGGCAGCTTCGCCTGGGAGATCGGTGGGGAGCGGACGAATCCTTCGATCAACGACATGATCACCACCCCGATCGGGGGCAGCTTTCTCGGAGAAGCCCTGTTTCGCATGGCCAGTCTGGTCTTAGAAGTGGACGATGGCCGGCCGGGCTTCGTGCGCGAAGTCGTTGCGGCCGCCATCTCGCCGCCCACCGGATTCAATCGTCTGATCTTCGGCCGTCGATTCGATGCCGTGTTTCCCAGCTACACGCCGGCCACGTTTTTCAGATTGGAAGCCGGCGGGACGCTGACGTCCAGCAGCCACAATGTCTCCTCAGGCGTGCGCGAACATGGCGCCGTGGGCGACCTGACGTTGACCTACGGCCTGCCCGGCAAACCGGGCTATCACTACGCGCGACCGTTGGACTATTTTGATTTTCACCTGACCGCCGTCACGGCCAACACCCTGGAGAGTCTCAATACGCGTGGGCTTCTGCTTGGAACCACGTATGCCTCGGGCGACCACACGCGCGGGCTCTGGGGCCTATTCGGCAGTTATGACTATATTTCGCCGCAGGTGTTCAGAGTGTCGAGCACGGCCCTCTCACTCGGCACTGTGTGGCAAACCTGGCTTTCCGAGCGCATCGCGCTACAAGGAACCGCACTCGGTGGAGTAGGGTATGGCGCGGCCGGGAGCATCCAACGACGAGAGGAACGGGACTACCACTATGGCCTGACGCCGCAGGCGCTGCTCGCCTTTCGGCTCATCTTCGGCAACCGGGCCATGATCGACTTCACCGGGCGAGAGTACTATGTCAGCCATGTACTGTCGCCGGAAGGCAACGGCCAGGAGAACATTCTACGTGGCGACGCGGCCTTCACCCTGCGGTTGTTCGACCGGCACGGCATCGCGCTGCGATACGCCGTGGCGCAACGGAACGCCGGCTATCCGAACGTCGAGTACCGCGACCAAACCGTCAGCACGGTCAGCTTGATGTATGTGCTCTTGGGAGCATCGGGATTCGGGGCGGTCGACTGGCGGTGAGCGGATGAGATGAGGCCTGCTCCTAGGAGAGTCCGTGCTGCTGGCGGCCGATGCCGCCGTCGTAGCGGTTGGTGGACTTGAACAGTTCGAACCGGCCGTCCCTCGCATACAAGGCCACGCGCGCGCGCACCCCTTCCATTTCGGCCACCGTCATGGGAGTGAAGCGACGGACAATGTCGAGGTTCTGCTTGAGGACCTGCGGCGAATCGATCCCGCTCACCAACGACGCGATCGGCAAACTCAACACATACCGAATGGCCTCTTGGGGCGTGACGATCCCCTGTTTGATCGGCTCCGCGTTGCCGGTCAGGCTCTTCATGCCGAGGGCGGCAATCCCGCGCTGTGCCAACACCGGCAACACCTCATGCTCGAAACTGCGGTAGGTGCCGTCGAACACATTCAACGGCATCTGGCAGGTATCGAACGGAAAGTCGTGTGACAGCATCTTGAGGTGGATGTTGGGGTGCTTGTGCCCGGTGAACCCGACGAACCGCACCTTCCCCTGCTGCTTCGCCTCCAGTAACGCATCGACCGCCCCGTGCGGGACGAAATGCCGATCGGGATCGTCTTCGTATACCACTTCGTGAATCTGCCAGAGATCGAGATAGTCGGTCTTCAAACGGCGGAGCGAGTCTTCCAGTTGCTGCATGGCAACCTTCTTATCCCGACCGTGGGAGCAGACCTTCGTCATCAGGAAGACCTGCTGCCGCTTTCCTTGCAGGCCCTTCCCCATCAATTCCTCGCTGCGTCCGCCGTGGTACTCCCATGCGTTGTCGAGGAACGTCATGCCGGCGTCGATGGCCTCGTGCAAAATGCGAATGGCCTCGGCCTCGTCCGGATTGCGCCCCCAATGCGCACCCCCGAAACACATCGCCGACACCTTCACGCCCGTTTTTCCGAGCGGGCGGAGCGGGATCTCGCCGGTGGCGGTTCCGGATGGTGCACCATCCGCGGCCAAGGCCCCGGCCAGCCGGCCGGGACCACCGAGGGCCATGAGAGAGCCGGCCAGACCCAGCCGCTTCAACAGCTGACGCCGATTGAGCGATGAGGACCAGAGGGTGTCGTCTGAGTGCGTGGGCGCCATGGGTGACCTGCCCTGTTAGAGGTGGAATCGTACGCTACGCGTCGGCTGCTCCGATGTCAAACCTACGGGATTGAACATGAATCAGCGCCGTCGCGCGGCCGCAAGCAACGCCGGCCGATCTATCTCCAACAGATCACCAATACACTCAATCGACAGGTCGGCGGCCGGAAAGGTCCGCAACGCCTCGGGATCGGTCGCATAATGCCCCTGACGCGGGAACACCGTCGTGACACGTTCTCCCCAATAGGCCTTCACCGCCGTGAGAATGCGTAACTTATCGTCGACCAGGACATAGTGGTCGGCCGGAAACCGCTGCTCCACATCGTCCAGTTCCCGCTCCTTGTGGATATAGATCAGGACGTTGCCCTCCACCGCCTCATACAATCCGGAGCGATCGATCTTGCGCGGCTGAAACACCACGTCGCCGTCCGACAGGATGACCGGCCTGCTCCACTCCGCCGCGTGCCGCACCACCGCGCAAGCCTGCGGGAACAACCGTTCGGCGAAGGGATAGTTGAGCAGAAACCGTGAGAGCGTGAGCAGATGCGGGTCGCGCGGATAGGCCTGCCGATACCGTTGAAGCGCGCCGAGATAGTCCACGTACCCCAGCTGTTCCCGCAATTCTTCAAAGATCGCCCAGTACTGCCGCTCCCCCCTGGTCCCGATTTCCTCATCTAAATGTTGCGTGAGGTCGGCCGCGATCCGGTCATTGTCCAGCAGCGTATTGTCGACATCGAAGAGCACGACCACGGTTGGTTCCCCCATGGTGTCAGCGCTTTCCGCTCCATTTCCAGTTCCTGATCTCGGGCATGTCGGCCCCGTGCAGCTCGATATACTGCTTGTGCTGCATGCGCTTGTCGCGCATTTCCTGCTTGAGATAGGCAGCGCGGGCGCCGAGTTGCGGCACACGATCCACCACATCGGACACGAGATGGAACCGGTCGAGATCGTTTAGGACTACCATGTCGAACGGCGTGGTCGTCGTTCCCTCTTCTTTGTAACCACGGACATGCAGATTGTGATGGTTCGTCCGCCGGTAGGTCAGCCGATGGATCAACCAGGGATAGCCGTGGAACGCGAAGATGATCGGCTTGTCGGTCGTGAACAGGGCATCGAATTCCTTATCCGACAACCCATGGGGGTGTTCGCTGGCCGGCTGCAGCTTCATCAGATCGACCACATTCACGACACGCACCTTGAGGTTGGGCTGGGCGATGCGCAGAATCTCCACCGCCGCCAAGGTTTCCATGGTCGGCACATCCCCGCAACAGGCCATCACCACATCGGGATCGCTCCCCCGATCGTTACTCGCCCATTCCCAAATGCCGATACCGGCGGTGCAGTG is part of the Fimbriimonadaceae bacterium genome and encodes:
- a CDS encoding DUF4124 domain-containing protein, yielding MTFRSRIGLTSAALLALWCSASTFPAVPALASTTIYSYTNEQGVQTFTNELDAVPEKYRRQLTQRHFETETVPDRPPPAEAAAPPVRSADTRTITAGGEYRMGDHDNRADAIRLATESAKQDALEQVATYVERITEVRDMNITRDDIRSFTAGIVKVLDQTISTRLEQDHVVVRVDLTAEIDPQDVTQAIAALRENEQARYELLVLREETDRLQEQVDATNRALASAATPSDVQQYTDQRQDMLNQLQANALLSQAWTSWTYPTVGFYSYPWFGAPGINGLLLHAQRLSPHHRHLPLAQRTITAYGNSTPPAQSPIPSPPRPSLLVPSMPQAHQHQAPPLLNSQGQPAKVGDVVVVPTPRSVPVAPQYRPQPPPYQLHPNHFWRPSPPNIQRPSLPSRQSPPVSMAPRVSGGPMSGGGRSYGGGGHRSR
- a CDS encoding RelA/SpoT domain-containing protein, giving the protein MAFVEPKFSRSQVNRAGDILIAPEKFSVEEQEWSSSVLANWRACHGYPMNTFQATLRQKLKAVDASAIVAQRLKRAPSIVLKLQRFEGMQLARMQDIGGLRAVLGSVGKVRQLEGAYRSAHFKHDLASSKNYIDEPKRDGYRSIHLIYKYRNDGADVFNGLSLELQFRTRLQHAWATAVETMGTFLGQALKSGQGESQWRRFFSVAGAALAVMEKTASVPGFETSRDRDVFEALADTEQELRVLEKLSGFAIAASKITTERGHGAYHLIVLDSLNRRVSIRPYPVSRLEQANIDYAAFEQRTKAGEPIEAVLVSAGPIDALYKAYPNYFLDTQEFVKQISAIISDVRKQGSHAKAARSTLRK
- a CDS encoding transglycosylase SLT domain-containing protein, which gives rise to MASRSAHHTSHGSHRRSRARRRVTLSAVRRFVVSRWRTLRAFLRAVGNTHPVLRIVIIPGLLMGCWLGANWTYHAVQKPTEVFFPLDNTLDKSPHETWRQYGSLFREHATPSVAPELLAALAQVEGAGNPVARTYWRWRWSWNPFEWYRPASSAVGMYQMTDGTFRAAKRYCVHDHTVVQDGPWHDVRSCWFNSLYSRVLPSHAIELTAASLDRDIASALTVRRGTPAGARQRHDLAALIHLCGAGAGRDFAARGFRLTPHQTCGDHDVATYLGQVRGLTQQFARWAKGATGQVTLVKAHRSAD
- a CDS encoding aldo/keto reductase encodes the protein MAPTHSDDTLWSSSLNRRQLLKRLGLAGSLMALGGPGRLAGALAADGAPSGTATGEIPLRPLGKTGVKVSAMCFGGAHWGRNPDEAEAIRILHEAIDAGMTFLDNAWEYHGGRSEELMGKGLQGKRQQVFLMTKVCSHGRDKKVAMQQLEDSLRRLKTDYLDLWQIHEVVYEDDPDRHFVPHGAVDALLEAKQQGKVRFVGFTGHKHPNIHLKMLSHDFPFDTCQMPLNVFDGTYRSFEHEVLPVLAQRGIAALGMKSLTGNAEPIKQGIVTPQEAIRYVLSLPIASLVSGIDSPQVLKQNLDIVRRFTPMTVAEMEGVRARVALYARDGRFELFKSTNRYDGGIGRQQHGLS
- a CDS encoding DUF3943 domain-containing protein, with amino-acid sequence MTEPEPDHSAEVVGPPEAFKHTSPASQLDWDSGRGKSYVIPAAGILTYIFLLNQYDRHFVEPRDEYRTDGSTIRQQLTDSKWVIDNDQFKVNQFLHPYGGSVYYGLARSSGLSFWESFLYSTAGSFAWEIGGERTNPSINDMITTPIGGSFLGEALFRMASLVLEVDDGRPGFVREVVAAAISPPTGFNRLIFGRRFDAVFPSYTPATFFRLEAGGTLTSSSHNVSSGVREHGAVGDLTLTYGLPGKPGYHYARPLDYFDFHLTAVTANTLESLNTRGLLLGTTYASGDHTRGLWGLFGSYDYISPQVFRVSSTALSLGTVWQTWLSERIALQGTALGGVGYGAAGSIQRREERDYHYGLTPQALLAFRLIFGNRAMIDFTGREYYVSHVLSPEGNGQENILRGDAAFTLRLFDRHGIALRYAVAQRNAGYPNVEYRDQTVSTVSLMYVLLGASGFGAVDWR